The Comamonas testosteroni genome contains the following window.
CACTGCCTACGTTGGCATTTGCAGCGGCCTGAAAAGGCAGGATGGCCCCTGCCAGCAAGGCCATGCCCAGTGAGGCGACCGTCATCAATGCCATCTTGCTGTTCATATCTGCTACTCCTTCAAACCTTTACAAGCAATGTTTGAATGGTCTTGCATACGGATTAATTATGGAAATTGTTTATATGCACGTGTACTATTCTTCGCATGGATGATTTGCGCCGTATCGACCTCAATCTGCTGCTGGCACTTCACGCGTTGCTGACTGAGAAGCACGTGACCAGGGCTGCCATGCGCCTGCACAAGAGCCAACCGGCAGTGAGTCATTCGCTAGCTCAGTTGCGCGAGCATTTCAATGACCCATTGCTGGTGCGCAAGCAGGGAAAGCTGGAGCTGACGGCCCGAGGCAATGCGCTGCTGCAACCGCTCTCGGAGGCTTTGGGCAGCCTCAATACTCTGCTGGGAACGCCTCAGTTCGATCCACTGCAGGCACAGCGACGATTCAGGCTGTCACTGTCCGACTATGCGGCTCGTCTGGTACTTCCGGACCTGATGCGATATGTCCGCAAACATGCGCCCGGCTTTGACTTCGCCATCAGTCAGGCCAGCCGGGATGCCATGCTGGTACAGCTAGCCGATGGTGAATTGGATCTGGCTCTGGGAATCTTTCCCGATCTTGCACAAGACATCCAGGTCGAAACACTGTTCGAAGAGGATTTCATCTGTCTCGCAGACAAGGCCGTCAGTCCGGAAAAAGGAGGACTGTCGCTAGAGGAATGGCTGACGCGCCCTCATGTCATGCTGGCATTGAGGCCGGATGCGAACGACGAGATCGAGCGCGCACTCGCAGCCAAGGGACTTAAAAGGAGGATTGCGGTGGCCTTGCCACACTGGAGCGCTGCGGTTGAATTGCTGCCAGGTACCGATCTGGTTCTGACGATTGCCCGTCGTGCTGTAGGCCCGTTGCGCTCATTCAAGAATCTACGGCAGTTTGCGCCTCCACGCCAATTGCAATTACCGAAAATGGCATATCAACAGGCCTGGCATGCGCGAAAGCACAATGATCCCGCGTTGGCCTGGCTCAGGCTTGCTGTGATGAACAGCTGCAAACCGAATGCTGGCGAGCAGTGAGTTGCCATAAGTCGCGACTTTTGCGGTCATTTTTCTTCAGTCTCCTGGACGCTGCCGATGACTGCAACGGGTGGCGGATTCAATCGGACAATAGCGGTCCTTTGCTCATTGCAACCTGGTATGTGACGATGAACGCCAAACAATTTGTTGAAAACTGGGTCAAGCTCAAATCAGAACTTCTTTTGTCTTTCATGAATGCTCATGAGGAGTCGGAGGTCGCAGCGAGGATCGAAGCTCTAGAGCTCACGCCCAAGCAGCACGAGCAACTTCGAGCGATTCTGGATTCGGTGCTGAGAGACACCATGTATACCTTGCTGCTGGGACTTGATGGCGCCGCGAGCATTGGAGGTGAGCAACAAACGTATACGCTTCATGATGAGAGCGGCAACCTCATCTCTGATTGCGGTGAACTGGAAGCAGCTGCATGGGAAGCCTTTCACGGGCAGGAACAGGCACCTGAGGGCGATTGACAAACCATGCCCAGAAGGTGGTCTGGGTCATTTGCAGTCCTGAATTCA
Protein-coding sequences here:
- a CDS encoding LysR family transcriptional regulator: MDDLRRIDLNLLLALHALLTEKHVTRAAMRLHKSQPAVSHSLAQLREHFNDPLLVRKQGKLELTARGNALLQPLSEALGSLNTLLGTPQFDPLQAQRRFRLSLSDYAARLVLPDLMRYVRKHAPGFDFAISQASRDAMLVQLADGELDLALGIFPDLAQDIQVETLFEEDFICLADKAVSPEKGGLSLEEWLTRPHVMLALRPDANDEIERALAAKGLKRRIAVALPHWSAAVELLPGTDLVLTIARRAVGPLRSFKNLRQFAPPRQLQLPKMAYQQAWHARKHNDPALAWLRLAVMNSCKPNAGEQ